A portion of the Rhodospirillaceae bacterium genome contains these proteins:
- a CDS encoding sulfatase-like hydrolase/transferase, with protein sequence MEPANLIFFLSDNHTRRMMGAYGHPIVQTPNLDKIAARGVRFDNAYCASPLCCPSRSSLATGRYPHQTGYWDNALTYDGDTPSWHHRLRTQGHAVTAIGKLHFRSGDDDNGFTEEIEPMHIVNGQGALIHLLRATGEGVPPRTSHFEVYSKAGVGEADYQSYDRNITGHAIKWLNENAKKHGKPWVLLVSYASPHPPFAVPKRFYDLYPPDEMKLPVQCTADTRPDHPAVAHIRDINGFEDAPNEEFIRRNIAGYCGLVTHLDEQIGEVMQTADQLGLLPSTRVLYTSDHGEAAGNHGLFGKAVMYEHSIGVPLIAAGPDIPAGASSKQIVSHVDLFQTIVQSVGAELTEEDGSLPGISLWPAIQGHDTERLGFAEFHAQASRVASFALRDGDHKLVCHVGEVPQLFDLRQDPEETNDLMRGDQIPEIAAKLIAKLRTLVNPEEADQQAKEDQRRQMAHHGGPEAMLNAGTFAMSPIPGKDVEIESLT encoded by the coding sequence GTGGAACCAGCTAATTTAATTTTCTTTCTGTCGGATAACCATACACGCCGAATGATGGGTGCGTATGGACACCCTATCGTTCAGACCCCCAATCTGGATAAAATTGCAGCGCGTGGGGTGCGGTTCGACAATGCCTATTGCGCCAGTCCACTGTGCTGCCCCTCACGATCTTCCCTGGCCACGGGCCGCTATCCACACCAGACGGGGTATTGGGATAATGCACTTACCTATGACGGCGATACACCGAGCTGGCACCACCGCCTACGGACTCAAGGGCATGCGGTCACGGCGATTGGGAAGCTCCACTTTCGCTCAGGAGACGATGACAACGGCTTTACCGAAGAGATTGAGCCCATGCATATTGTGAACGGTCAGGGGGCGCTTATTCATCTCCTCCGAGCCACGGGCGAGGGTGTTCCGCCGCGCACGAGTCATTTTGAAGTCTATTCCAAAGCTGGGGTCGGAGAAGCAGATTATCAGTCCTATGACCGGAATATAACTGGGCATGCCATTAAATGGCTTAACGAGAACGCCAAGAAGCACGGCAAGCCCTGGGTTCTGCTTGTTTCTTACGCTAGCCCTCACCCGCCATTCGCCGTGCCTAAACGTTTCTATGATCTTTACCCTCCGGATGAAATGAAGCTACCTGTCCAGTGCACGGCGGACACCCGACCCGACCATCCAGCGGTCGCGCATATTCGCGACATCAATGGATTCGAAGACGCCCCAAACGAGGAATTCATCCGCCGCAACATTGCTGGATATTGCGGACTTGTGACCCATCTTGATGAGCAAATTGGTGAGGTGATGCAGACTGCTGATCAGCTAGGGTTGCTGCCCTCGACACGCGTGCTCTATACGAGTGATCACGGCGAGGCTGCGGGGAATCACGGGTTGTTCGGGAAAGCAGTCATGTACGAGCATTCTATAGGCGTTCCGTTGATTGCCGCAGGACCAGATATACCAGCAGGTGCATCCAGCAAGCAAATCGTGTCCCACGTCGATCTATTTCAGACGATTGTGCAAAGCGTTGGCGCTGAGCTGACGGAAGAGGACGGGTCACTTCCCGGTATTTCGCTGTGGCCAGCGATACAAGGCCACGATACGGAAAGACTTGGATTTGCGGAATTTCATGCACAAGCAAGCCGGGTCGCAAGTTTTGCACTTCGGGATGGTGATCATAAGCTGGTCTGCCATGTCGGTGAGGTTCCCCAGTTGTTCGATCTGAGACAGGACCCGGAAGAAACCAACGATCTGATGCGTGGCGATCAAATACCTGAAATCGCCGCCAAGCTTATCGCAAAATTGCGTACGTTAGTGAATCCAGAAGAGGCCGATCAACAGGCAAAAGAAGATCAACGTCGGCAAATGGCGCACCACGGAGGACCTGAGGCAATGTTAAATGCTGGCACATTTGCCATGAGCCCGATCCCCGGTAAGGACGTAGAGATTGAAAGCCTAACCTAA